The DNA window GTTTTTTACATAGCTCTAGCTGTCATTGGGGCTTCAATGATAGATATGGATCATCAGGTCAATCAGAAGAACATCACCATAGTAGGTTTGTTAGGAATTATTCTGGCTTTGATTCTATATATTCTACATCTTCCATATCTAGTTGGAATTTTAATAGCTGTTATGGCTCTTCTATTCTATTTATCCGAACATAGGGGGTTCATGCATTCATTGTTAGGAATAATATTTATAAGTGCATGTGTGGGATTTTTTGTTCTCGGTGCTTACACCCTTATGACTGATTATGGCATCAGTCTCAAGATCACTCTAATTGTTATTTCTCTCATACTGGGAATTGTGATTTTAAACAAGAAACTAGTCCCAATATATGCATTCATAATCATACTGGCACTGTTATTCACATCTAATCAGGTATTCAATACGTATTACGTTTTCATAGCCCTACTAATAGGGGCTAT is part of the Methanobacterium lacus genome and encodes:
- a CDS encoding metal-dependent hydrolase; its protein translation is MPSYKEHVLAAIIMVFPFFQDVFYIALAVIGASMIDMDHQVNQKNITIVGLLGIILALILYILHLPYLVGILIAVMALLFYLSEHRGFMHSLLGIIFISACVGFFVLGAYTLMTDYGISLKITLIVISLILGIVILNKKLVPIYAFIIILALLFTSNQVFNTYYVFIALLIGAISHLILDLFTKAGVELLSPITSQKFHKLAGFTLLGLYLGAVMVSVVMYGNHFMWF